A single region of the Aeromicrobium chenweiae genome encodes:
- a CDS encoding MOSC domain-containing protein, whose amino-acid sequence MSGVVASVNVGPAVDVPWGKYKWSAIDKRPVAGPVVLRTTGVEGDEIGDLVNHGGALQAVYAYASEDLQAWSDELGRDLSPGQFGENLTTTGIDLTNAHAGDRWRVGGALLEISGVRIPCSVFQGFLDERQWVKKFMQGRRPGPYFRVIEEGPVDPGDTIEVVEERDHEVTVEFLFRALTTERALIPRLAVEPRADAFVARRLGEGRNDPPS is encoded by the coding sequence ATGAGTGGTGTCGTCGCGTCGGTGAACGTCGGCCCGGCGGTGGATGTGCCGTGGGGCAAGTACAAGTGGAGCGCGATCGACAAACGCCCCGTGGCCGGCCCGGTGGTGCTGCGCACGACCGGTGTGGAAGGCGACGAGATCGGCGACCTGGTCAACCACGGTGGCGCCCTGCAGGCGGTGTACGCCTACGCGTCCGAGGACCTGCAGGCCTGGTCCGACGAGCTCGGCCGTGACCTCAGCCCCGGACAGTTCGGCGAGAACCTCACCACGACGGGCATCGACCTGACGAACGCCCACGCCGGCGACCGGTGGCGGGTCGGGGGAGCGTTGCTGGAGATCTCCGGCGTCCGGATCCCGTGCTCGGTCTTCCAGGGATTCCTGGACGAGCGCCAGTGGGTCAAGAAGTTCATGCAGGGCCGCCGCCCCGGACCGTACTTCCGCGTCATCGAGGAGGGACCGGTCGACCCCGGCGACACGATCGAGGTCGTCGAGGAGCGCGACCACGAGGTGACGGTCGAGTTCCTGTTCCGCGCTCTCACGACCGAGCGCGCGCTGATCCCGCGTCTGGCCGTCGAGCCCCGGGCCGACGCGTTCGTCGCGCGCAGGTTGGGTGAAGGTCGCAACGACCCCCCGTCGTGA
- a CDS encoding AMP-dependent synthetase/ligase has protein sequence MPAQVVTPEQLAVIENRPTSVSAMFFDRVRNSGSREAYRYPDKDEVWQSLTWAQTGDRVTRLAAGLVALGIQPEERIAIASGTRLEWILSDLAINAAGGATTTVYPTTMADDVAYILADSDSRVVFAEDDEQVAKLRQKHSELPSIVKVVVFDGTTDGDWVISFDDLEALGEKYLAEHPTVVEDRVAAITGDSLATLIYTSGTTGRPKGVRLSHDGWVYEGYVMVAADILSQDDLQFLWLPMAHSFGKVLLTTQLAIGFPTAIDGRVPRIVDNLAVVQPTFMGAAPRIFEKAYGRIIGMTEADGGAKLKIFRWAEKVGIEYSRAVRSGKPVSPVLKAKFGLADKLVFSKVRARFGGRVRFFISGAAALSPDIAEWFHAAGVLILEGYGLTETSAGAFVNQPDNFKLGSVGTAFPGSEAKIAADGEVLIKGPHIMRGYHNLDTESASSLTDEGWLHTGDEGRIDEDGFLFITGRKKELFKTSGGKYVAPPHIEGMFKGISAMTSQILVHGNERNFCSALITLDPDAVAEWAAHHGMEGKSYTEVVRSPEIQALVQGQIDELNTKLNRWETIKKFAILDHDLSIESGEITPSMKVKRNVVEANNKAILDGFYS, from the coding sequence ATGCCCGCCCAAGTTGTGACGCCAGAACAGCTCGCAGTGATCGAGAACCGCCCGACGAGTGTGTCCGCGATGTTCTTCGACCGTGTGAGGAACAGCGGCTCCCGCGAGGCCTACCGCTATCCCGACAAGGACGAGGTGTGGCAGTCGCTGACGTGGGCCCAGACCGGCGACCGGGTGACCCGTCTCGCGGCAGGACTCGTCGCGCTCGGCATCCAGCCCGAGGAGCGCATCGCGATCGCCTCGGGCACCCGCCTGGAGTGGATCCTGTCGGACCTGGCCATCAACGCCGCCGGCGGCGCAACCACGACCGTCTACCCCACGACGATGGCCGACGACGTCGCCTACATCCTCGCCGACTCCGACAGCCGTGTGGTCTTCGCGGAGGACGACGAGCAGGTCGCCAAGCTGCGCCAGAAGCACTCCGAGCTCCCGTCGATCGTCAAGGTCGTGGTCTTCGACGGCACCACCGACGGTGACTGGGTCATCAGCTTCGACGACCTGGAGGCCCTCGGCGAGAAGTACCTCGCCGAGCACCCCACCGTCGTGGAGGACCGGGTCGCGGCGATCACGGGCGACTCGCTCGCGACGCTGATCTACACCTCCGGCACGACCGGCCGCCCCAAGGGTGTGCGCCTGTCGCACGACGGCTGGGTCTACGAGGGCTACGTCATGGTGGCCGCGGACATCCTGTCCCAGGACGACCTGCAGTTCCTGTGGCTGCCGATGGCGCACTCGTTCGGCAAGGTCCTGCTGACCACGCAGCTCGCGATCGGCTTCCCGACCGCGATCGACGGCCGCGTCCCGCGCATCGTCGACAACCTCGCGGTCGTCCAGCCCACGTTCATGGGCGCCGCTCCCCGCATCTTCGAGAAGGCCTACGGCCGCATCATCGGCATGACCGAGGCCGATGGCGGCGCGAAGCTGAAGATCTTCCGCTGGGCCGAGAAGGTCGGCATCGAGTACTCGCGGGCGGTCCGCTCGGGCAAGCCCGTGTCGCCCGTCCTCAAGGCCAAGTTCGGCCTGGCCGACAAGCTGGTGTTCTCCAAGGTGCGCGCCCGCTTCGGCGGCCGGGTCCGGTTCTTCATCTCCGGTGCCGCGGCGCTGTCGCCCGACATCGCGGAGTGGTTCCACGCCGCCGGCGTCCTGATCCTGGAGGGCTACGGGCTCACCGAGACCTCCGCGGGTGCCTTCGTCAACCAGCCCGACAACTTCAAGCTCGGCTCGGTGGGCACCGCCTTCCCCGGCAGCGAGGCCAAGATCGCCGCGGACGGCGAGGTGCTGATCAAGGGCCCGCACATCATGCGCGGCTACCACAACCTCGACACGGAGAGCGCGTCGTCGCTGACCGACGAGGGCTGGCTGCACACCGGTGACGAGGGCCGCATCGACGAGGACGGCTTCTTGTTCATCACGGGTCGCAAGAAGGAGCTGTTCAAGACGTCGGGCGGCAAGTACGTGGCGCCGCCGCACATCGAGGGCATGTTCAAGGGCATCAGCGCCATGACGAGCCAGATCCTCGTCCACGGCAACGAGCGGAACTTCTGCAGCGCCCTCATCACGCTCGATCCCGACGCCGTCGCGGAGTGGGCCGCCCACCATGGCATGGAGGGCAAGAGCTACACCGAGGTCGTGCGGTCGCCCGAGATCCAGGCGCTCGTCCAGGGCCAGATCGATGAGCTGAACACCAAGCTCAACCGTTGGGAGACGATCAAGAAGTTCGCGATCCTCGACCACGACCTCTCGATCGAGTCCGGCGAGATCACGCCGAGCATGAAGGTCAAGCGGAACGTCGTCGAAGCCAACAACAAGGCGATTCTGGACGGCTTCTACTCTTAG
- the hemW gene encoding radical SAM family heme chaperone HemW: MSLTEIPHPAPGERDLGTSGGLRPFGVYVHVPFCRVRCGYCDFNTYTADELGEGATRASYADTAISEIVQAATRVGRRPVETVFFGGGTPTQLPSADLVRILRAIDDGFGLTDGVEVTTEANPDSVTPESLATLRAGGFNRISFGVQSAVPHVLATLERTHDPARVPQAVRWAREAGFEQVSVDLIYGTPGESMDDWRTSLEQAIALEPNHVSAYALIVEDGTAFARKVRRGEVVMPDDDETADKYLLADEMLSGAGLGWYELSNWARDEAAQCRHNVLYWRSDDWFGIGPGAHSHLAGQRWWNVKHPAAYAQRLAAGESPRHDGETIDADTAHVERIMLETRLRSGLGLDALSPAARRSADGVVARDLATLEGERLVLTRSGRLLADAVVRELVD, encoded by the coding sequence GTGAGCCTGACCGAGATCCCGCACCCTGCCCCAGGGGAGCGGGATCTCGGCACGTCCGGGGGGCTGCGCCCGTTCGGCGTGTACGTCCACGTCCCGTTCTGCCGGGTCCGGTGCGGCTACTGCGACTTCAACACCTACACCGCGGACGAGCTCGGCGAGGGGGCCACGCGTGCCTCGTACGCCGACACCGCGATCAGCGAGATCGTCCAGGCCGCGACGCGCGTGGGTCGCCGCCCGGTCGAGACGGTGTTCTTCGGCGGGGGCACCCCGACCCAGCTGCCGTCCGCCGACCTCGTGCGGATCCTGCGGGCGATCGATGACGGGTTCGGCCTGACCGACGGCGTCGAGGTCACGACCGAGGCCAACCCTGACTCGGTGACGCCGGAGTCGCTCGCGACCCTGCGCGCGGGCGGTTTCAACCGCATCTCGTTCGGCGTGCAGTCCGCGGTCCCGCACGTGCTGGCGACGCTCGAGCGGACCCACGACCCCGCCCGGGTCCCGCAGGCGGTCCGCTGGGCCCGTGAGGCGGGCTTCGAGCAGGTCAGCGTCGATCTCATCTACGGCACGCCGGGGGAGTCGATGGACGACTGGCGCACCAGCCTCGAGCAGGCGATCGCCCTGGAGCCGAACCACGTGAGCGCGTACGCCCTCATCGTCGAGGACGGCACGGCTTTTGCCCGCAAGGTCCGGCGCGGCGAGGTCGTCATGCCGGACGACGACGAGACCGCCGACAAGTACCTGCTGGCCGACGAGATGCTGTCGGGGGCCGGCCTGGGCTGGTACGAGCTGTCCAACTGGGCCCGCGACGAGGCCGCCCAGTGCCGGCACAACGTGCTCTACTGGCGCAGCGACGACTGGTTCGGCATCGGGCCCGGGGCGCACTCCCACCTCGCGGGCCAGCGCTGGTGGAACGTCAAGCACCCCGCCGCGTACGCGCAGCGGCTGGCCGCCGGCGAGTCACCGCGGCACGACGGCGAGACCATCGACGCCGACACCGCGCACGTCGAGCGGATCATGCTGGAGACCCGGCTGCGCAGCGGGCTGGGACTCGACGCCCTCAGCCCCGCGGCGCGCAGGTCTGCTGACGGCGTCGTGGCCCGGGATCTCGCGACGCTGGAGGGCGAGCGCCTGGTCCTGACGCGCTCCGGCCGCCTGCTGGCGGACGCCGTCGTGCGCGAGCTCGTCGACTGA
- a CDS encoding CHAP domain-containing protein, with protein sequence MLTVAVLPGGSAQAASTTTCSGFTACAVKLKSDAGYALVHTRSFWNMRAGHNCTNYVAYRLTTGRTTARPPGTGDAGSWAAAARAHKIPVNAKPVVGAVAWWSKDVVTAGNSGHVAYVEKVHADGSIDISEDNAGGTFRWRKVTKGAGWPTSFIHYPSSDGSPLGTFTSVTADVAGQLDIRGLSGEPDAGLLGPGYLVTLGGPRGAAGVESFAFSTPYFSFQRIKTVKRRGLTTVYLYALNTPLTPGKDVLLGTRNVTIRDVSVTPAPAKLKSSTSARLTPSTIRAATRPKVKITLPAHGPTGRVDVKRGSKVLKTVTFGAGGKHSRIVKLPRQKKGKHSFTVSYRGSSRYLPSTTKVTLRVR encoded by the coding sequence ATGCTGACGGTCGCGGTGCTGCCCGGAGGCAGCGCCCAGGCCGCGTCCACCACCACCTGCTCGGGCTTCACCGCGTGCGCGGTCAAGCTCAAGAGCGACGCGGGCTACGCCCTCGTCCACACCCGCTCGTTCTGGAACATGCGCGCGGGACACAACTGCACCAACTACGTCGCCTACCGGCTCACCACCGGGCGCACGACGGCCCGTCCGCCCGGCACGGGGGACGCCGGCTCCTGGGCGGCCGCCGCCCGTGCCCACAAGATCCCGGTCAACGCCAAGCCCGTCGTCGGAGCGGTGGCCTGGTGGTCCAAGGACGTCGTCACGGCCGGGAACAGCGGCCACGTGGCGTACGTCGAGAAGGTCCACGCCGACGGGTCGATCGACATCTCGGAGGACAACGCCGGCGGCACCTTCCGCTGGCGCAAGGTGACCAAGGGCGCCGGCTGGCCCACGTCCTTCATCCACTACCCGAGCTCGGACGGGTCACCGCTCGGCACGTTCACCTCCGTCACGGCCGACGTCGCGGGCCAGCTGGACATCCGCGGCCTCTCGGGCGAGCCGGACGCAGGTCTGCTGGGACCGGGCTACCTCGTGACACTGGGCGGCCCCCGCGGCGCCGCGGGTGTCGAGTCGTTCGCGTTCAGCACGCCCTACTTCTCGTTCCAGCGCATCAAGACGGTCAAGCGTCGCGGCCTCACCACGGTGTACCTCTACGCGTTGAACACGCCGCTGACGCCCGGCAAGGACGTCCTGCTGGGCACCAGGAACGTGACGATCCGCGACGTGTCCGTCACGCCCGCCCCCGCGAAGCTGAAGTCCTCGACCAGCGCGAGGCTGACGCCCTCGACCATCAGGGCTGCGACCCGGCCGAAGGTCAAGATCACGTTGCCCGCCCACGGGCCGACGGGGCGCGTCGACGTCAAACGGGGCAGCAAGGTGCTCAAGACCGTCACGTTCGGGGCCGGGGGGAAGCACAGTCGGATCGTCAAGCTGCCCAGGCAGAAGAAGGGCAAGCACTCCTTCACGGTGTCGTACCGGGGCAGCTCGCGCTACCTGCCCAGCACCACGAAGGTCACGCTGAGGGTTCGGTGA
- a CDS encoding DUF3097 domain-containing protein — MVDRYGSDVLSGDWKKPPRGRSQEVVVERGMVIEDASTGFCGEVMAVEKDLGMMILEDRRLVRRSFPLGPGYLLEGKPIVARPPSAATKATATRTASGSRAVRGARARVALPSRIYVEGRHDAELVERVWGDDLRIEGVAVEYLGGIDDLVGIVDEFAPTAERRLGVLVDHLVPGSKETRLAEQVSGRPHVLVVGHPYIDVWQSVKPSRLGIDAWPTIPRGQDWKYGICRELGWPHSDQTDIARAWKHILSRVDSYADLEPEFLGRVEELIDFVTEPSA; from the coding sequence ATGGTTGACCGTTACGGCAGCGACGTTCTCTCCGGCGACTGGAAGAAGCCCCCGCGGGGACGCTCCCAGGAGGTCGTGGTCGAGCGGGGCATGGTCATCGAGGACGCCTCGACGGGCTTCTGCGGCGAGGTCATGGCGGTGGAGAAGGACCTCGGGATGATGATCCTGGAGGACCGCCGCCTCGTCCGCCGGTCCTTCCCCCTCGGTCCGGGCTACCTGCTCGAGGGCAAGCCGATCGTCGCGCGTCCCCCGTCGGCGGCGACCAAGGCCACGGCGACCCGCACGGCGTCGGGCTCGCGAGCCGTCCGCGGGGCTCGGGCACGCGTCGCGCTCCCGAGCCGCATCTACGTCGAGGGGCGCCACGACGCGGAGCTGGTCGAGAGGGTGTGGGGCGACGACCTGCGCATCGAGGGCGTCGCGGTGGAGTACCTCGGCGGCATCGACGACCTCGTCGGCATCGTGGACGAGTTCGCCCCCACCGCCGAGCGGCGCCTGGGCGTCCTGGTCGACCACCTCGTCCCGGGGTCGAAGGAGACCCGGCTGGCCGAGCAGGTCTCCGGCCGGCCGCACGTGCTCGTGGTCGGCCACCCGTACATCGACGTGTGGCAGTCGGTGAAGCCGTCCCGCCTGGGCATCGACGCGTGGCCGACGATTCCTCGCGGCCAGGACTGGAAGTACGGCATCTGCCGGGAGCTCGGCTGGCCCCACTCCGACCAGACCGACATCGCCCGCGCGTGGAAGCACATCCTGAGCCGGGTCGACTCCTACGCCGACCTGGAGCCGGAGTTCCTCGGCCGCGTCGAGGAGCTCATCGACTTCGTCACCGAACCCTCAGCGTGA
- the hrcA gene encoding heat-inducible transcriptional repressor HrcA codes for MTDDRRLDVLRAIVEDYVATQEPVGSRSLLERHQLGVSPATVRNDMAALEEEGYLTQPHTSAGRIPTDKGYRMFVDRLATVKALSTAERRAIETFLTGAVDVDDVVQRSVKVLAQLTNQVAIVQYPSLTRSTVRHIELVSLEGARVLLVVITSSGRVEQRIVELVETPSDDLMSDMRSRITRATVGERLPEASLRLADMIETFQANDRPIVTSIVTTLSHTFTNERSDERIAVGGTANLARFGSDFDTSIKPVLEAIEEQVVLLKLLGEATSGLTVRIGSETGHESLMSTTVVSSAYGSDDLALATLGTVGPTRMDYPATMAAVGAVARYVGRTLADN; via the coding sequence ATGACTGACGATCGCAGGCTCGACGTCCTCCGGGCGATCGTCGAGGACTACGTCGCGACGCAGGAGCCCGTGGGCTCCCGCTCGCTGCTGGAGCGCCACCAGCTCGGCGTCTCCCCGGCGACGGTGCGCAACGACATGGCCGCGCTCGAGGAGGAGGGCTACCTGACGCAGCCCCACACGAGCGCCGGGCGCATCCCGACCGACAAGGGCTACCGGATGTTCGTCGACCGGCTCGCGACCGTGAAGGCGCTGTCGACCGCCGAGCGCCGGGCCATCGAGACGTTCCTGACCGGTGCCGTCGACGTCGACGACGTCGTGCAGCGCAGCGTCAAGGTGCTGGCCCAGCTGACCAACCAGGTCGCGATCGTCCAGTACCCGTCGCTGACCCGCTCCACCGTCCGCCACATCGAGCTCGTCTCCCTCGAGGGCGCCCGGGTCCTCCTGGTCGTCATCACCAGCAGCGGCCGGGTCGAGCAGCGCATCGTCGAGCTGGTCGAGACGCCGAGCGACGACCTCATGTCCGACATGCGCTCGCGCATCACCCGCGCGACGGTCGGCGAACGGCTTCCCGAGGCCTCGCTCCGACTGGCCGACATGATCGAGACGTTCCAGGCCAACGACCGCCCCATCGTCACCTCGATCGTCACGACGCTGTCCCACACCTTCACCAACGAGCGCAGCGACGAGCGCATCGCCGTCGGCGGCACCGCGAACCTGGCCCGCTTCGGCAGCGACTTCGACACGTCGATCAAGCCCGTGCTCGAGGCGATCGAGGAGCAGGTCGTGCTGCTGAAGCTGCTCGGTGAGGCCACGAGCGGGCTGACCGTCCGCATCGGCAGCGAGACCGGCCACGAGAGCCTGATGAGCACGACCGTGGTCTCGTCGGCGTACGGTTCGGACGACCTCGCGCTCGCGACCCTGGGCACGGTCGGCCCCACCCGCATGGACTATCCCGCAACGATGGCCGCCGTCGGCGCCGTCGCCCGCTACGTCGGCCGCACGTTGGCGGACAACTGA
- the dnaJ gene encoding molecular chaperone DnaJ produces the protein MAQDYYATLGVDRDATAEQLKKAYRKLARQYHPDVNDAPDASEKFKEVTLAYEVLSDPQKRAVFDRGGDPMSSGGAGFGGGQGFNFDDIMDAFFGQNAQRGPRPRQQRGQDALLRISVDLAEAAFGVTHEIKVDTAVTCSTCHGSGAANGSQPETCRTCHGHGDVQHVQRSLLGDIRTSRPCPTCHGFGTVIPDPCPECSGEGRVRSRRSISVTIPAGVDQGTRIQLSGEGEVGPGGGPAGDLYLEINVARHPMFQRKGDQLFCQVTVPMTAAALGTHLDLPTLEADLPESEEDERTVRLDVSPGTQSGDTLTIRGYGVPRLRGSGRGDLKVQVVVETPTQVDEQQRALLEQLAELRDEERPEALMASNHKGVFGKIKDAFK, from the coding sequence ATGGCACAGGACTACTACGCAACACTCGGCGTCGACCGTGACGCCACGGCCGAGCAGCTGAAGAAGGCGTACCGCAAGCTGGCGCGCCAGTACCACCCCGACGTCAACGACGCGCCCGACGCCTCCGAGAAGTTCAAGGAGGTGACGCTGGCGTACGAGGTGCTGTCCGACCCGCAGAAGCGGGCGGTGTTCGACCGCGGCGGCGACCCCATGAGCAGCGGCGGCGCCGGCTTCGGCGGCGGCCAGGGCTTCAACTTCGACGACATCATGGACGCGTTCTTCGGCCAGAACGCCCAGCGCGGCCCCCGCCCACGCCAGCAGCGCGGCCAGGACGCGCTGCTGCGGATCAGCGTCGACCTCGCGGAGGCCGCGTTCGGCGTGACCCACGAGATCAAGGTCGACACCGCCGTCACCTGCTCGACGTGTCACGGCAGCGGTGCGGCGAACGGCTCGCAGCCGGAGACCTGCCGCACCTGCCACGGCCACGGCGACGTCCAGCACGTGCAGCGGTCGCTGCTCGGCGACATCCGGACGTCCCGCCCGTGCCCGACGTGCCACGGCTTCGGCACGGTCATCCCCGACCCGTGCCCCGAGTGCAGTGGTGAGGGCCGGGTCCGCTCGCGCCGCTCGATCTCGGTCACGATCCCGGCCGGCGTGGACCAGGGCACCCGCATCCAGCTCAGCGGCGAGGGTGAGGTCGGGCCCGGCGGTGGACCGGCCGGCGACCTGTACCTCGAGATCAACGTGGCCCGCCACCCGATGTTCCAGCGCAAGGGCGACCAGCTGTTCTGCCAGGTGACCGTGCCGATGACCGCTGCGGCGCTCGGCACGCACCTCGACCTGCCGACGCTGGAGGCCGACCTCCCCGAGTCCGAGGAGGACGAGCGCACGGTACGCCTCGACGTCTCGCCGGGCACCCAGTCCGGCGACACCCTGACGATCCGCGGGTACGGCGTGCCGCGCCTGCGTGGCTCGGGCCGCGGCGACCTCAAGGTGCAGGTCGTCGTCGAGACGCCGACGCAGGTCGACGAGCAGCAGCGCGCGCTGCTGGAGCAGCTCGCGGAGCTGCGTGACGAGGAGCGTCCCGAGGCGCTCATGGCCAGCAACCACAAGGGCGTCTTCGGCAAGATCAAGGATGCCTTCAAGTGA
- a CDS encoding histidine triad nucleotide-binding protein — MSLTDEDCLFCKIVAGDIPAEIVSETEHTLAFRDLNPQAPLHVLVIPRVHAADIASLAETAPEAAVDLLAETRRVARAEGHESYRLVFNTGADAGQTVFHVHGHVLAGRSLAWPPG; from the coding sequence GTGAGCCTGACTGATGAGGACTGCCTGTTCTGCAAGATCGTCGCGGGGGACATCCCCGCGGAGATCGTCTCCGAGACCGAGCACACGCTGGCCTTCCGCGACCTCAACCCGCAGGCGCCCCTGCACGTGCTCGTGATCCCGCGGGTGCACGCGGCCGACATCGCGAGCCTGGCCGAGACGGCGCCCGAGGCGGCCGTCGATCTGCTCGCCGAGACGCGCCGCGTGGCCCGGGCCGAGGGCCACGAGTCGTACCGGCTGGTCTTCAACACCGGTGCGGATGCCGGGCAGACGGTCTTCCACGTGCACGGTCATGTGCTGGCCGGGCGCAGCCTGGCCTGGCCTCCCGGGTGA
- a CDS encoding PhoH family protein produces the protein MTDDTVPAPLPTHTFTIPSSVAAVALLGPADEFLRLIEDSFDARIHARGNTITVTGAPSEAALVERLLDELVTILRTGQNLTRETVERSVTMLRTETREKPAEVLSLNILSNRGRTIRPKTVNQKRYVDAIDKHTIVFGIGPAGTGKTYLAMAKAVQALQAKEVNRIILTRPAVEAGERLGFLPGSLSEKIDPYLRPLYDALHDMLDPETVPKLLASGVIEVAPLAYMRGRTLNDAFIILDEAQNTTPEQMKMFLTRLGFGSKMVVTGDVTQVDLPTGNKSGLRVVQDILDDVRDIHFANLSSADVVRHKLVGRIVAAYGEFEELATRTRERSEELATRTRQHSEEQSSLAREAGADSRERRRSQ, from the coding sequence ATGACTGATGACACCGTCCCTGCTCCGCTGCCCACCCACACGTTCACGATCCCGTCGAGCGTCGCAGCCGTCGCCCTGCTCGGGCCCGCCGACGAGTTCCTGCGCCTGATCGAGGACTCGTTCGACGCCCGTATCCACGCCCGCGGCAACACCATCACGGTGACCGGCGCGCCCTCCGAGGCGGCTTTGGTGGAGCGTCTGCTCGACGAGCTCGTCACGATCCTGCGCACGGGGCAGAACCTCACCCGCGAGACGGTCGAGCGCAGCGTCACGATGCTGCGCACCGAGACCCGCGAGAAGCCTGCCGAGGTCCTGAGCCTCAACATCTTGTCCAACCGCGGTCGCACGATCCGTCCCAAGACGGTCAACCAGAAGCGCTACGTCGACGCGATCGACAAGCACACGATCGTGTTCGGCATCGGTCCTGCGGGCACCGGCAAGACGTACCTCGCGATGGCCAAGGCCGTCCAGGCGCTGCAGGCCAAGGAGGTCAACCGCATCATCTTGACCCGGCCCGCGGTGGAGGCCGGCGAGCGGCTGGGCTTCCTGCCCGGGTCGCTGAGCGAGAAGATCGACCCGTACCTGCGTCCGCTCTACGACGCGCTGCACGACATGCTCGACCCCGAGACGGTGCCCAAGCTGCTGGCGTCGGGCGTCATCGAGGTCGCACCGCTGGCCTACATGCGCGGCCGCACGCTCAACGACGCGTTCATCATCCTCGACGAGGCGCAGAACACGACGCCCGAGCAGATGAAGATGTTCCTCACCCGTCTGGGCTTCGGCTCCAAGATGGTCGTCACGGGCGACGTCACCCAGGTCGACCTCCCGACGGGCAACAAGAGCGGCCTGCGTGTCGTGCAGGACATCCTCGACGACGTCCGCGACATCCACTTCGCCAACCTGTCGTCCGCCGACGTCGTGCGCCACAAGCTCGTCGGGCGCATCGTCGCCGCGTACGGCGAGTTCGAGGAGCTTGCGACTCGGACCAGGGAGCGGAGCGAGGAGCTTGCGACTCGGACCAGGCAGCACAGCGAGGAGCAGTCCTCCCTGGCCCGCGAGGCAGGTGCTGACTCCCGTGAACGTCGACGTTCTCAATGA
- the ybeY gene encoding rRNA maturation RNase YbeY translates to MNVDVLNESGVEVDVVGLTRLCRFTMRRMRLHPATELTVRLVDPETITVLNEQWMGKKGPTDVLSFPMDELTPGSDDAESPEGYLGDIALCPQVAEQQAPAAGHSAQDEVELLTVHGILHLLGYDHAEPQEHQEMFGIQGRLLLEWQQAAEGIDPEQQ, encoded by the coding sequence GTGAACGTCGACGTTCTCAATGAGTCCGGGGTCGAGGTCGACGTCGTCGGCCTGACCCGGCTCTGCCGCTTCACGATGCGCCGCATGCGGCTCCACCCCGCGACCGAGCTGACCGTTCGGCTCGTCGACCCCGAGACCATCACGGTGCTCAACGAGCAGTGGATGGGCAAGAAGGGGCCGACCGACGTCTTGTCGTTCCCGATGGACGAGCTGACCCCCGGCAGCGACGACGCCGAGAGCCCCGAGGGCTATCTCGGCGACATCGCGCTGTGCCCGCAGGTCGCCGAGCAGCAGGCTCCCGCGGCCGGTCACTCCGCGCAGGACGAGGTCGAGCTGCTGACGGTGCACGGCATCCTGCACCTGCTCGGCTACGACCACGCCGAGCCGCAGGAGCACCAGGAGATGTTCGGCATCCAGGGGCGGCTGCTCCTCGAGTGGCAGCAGGCCGCCGAGGGCATCGACCCCGAGCAGCAGTGA